One window from the genome of Gammaproteobacteria bacterium encodes:
- a CDS encoding DUF1788 domain-containing protein, producing the protein MGRIDRLADRYKSYIALPWQKDLAGAQRAIFIVYDKADERRLRARKDLFALATAEAGHGWSECDLTRAFAEWMANTEYRDSYFECPEDLELKLDDAFLEYVAGQMRAALTASGIDDNSVVGVYGIASLFGFVRVSELMKEIERDIRGRVVVFFPGEYENSNYRLLDARDGWNYLAVPITVQEDRGVYEV; encoded by the coding sequence ATGGGGCGCATCGACAGGTTGGCTGACCGCTACAAGAGCTACATTGCGCTTCCGTGGCAAAAGGACCTGGCGGGCGCGCAGCGTGCCATTTTCATCGTTTACGACAAAGCCGACGAGCGGCGGCTGCGGGCGCGGAAAGATCTGTTCGCGCTGGCGACCGCGGAGGCAGGGCATGGTTGGAGCGAGTGTGATCTGACTCGGGCATTTGCGGAGTGGATGGCCAATACGGAGTACCGAGACAGTTACTTCGAGTGCCCGGAAGATCTTGAGTTAAAGCTCGACGATGCCTTTCTTGAATACGTCGCCGGGCAGATGCGTGCCGCACTCACGGCGTCCGGCATTGACGATAACTCGGTTGTGGGGGTCTATGGTATCGCTTCTCTGTTCGGGTTCGTCCGCGTATCGGAGTTAATGAAGGAGATCGAGCGGGATATCAGAGGTCGTGTGGTTGTGTTCTTCCCTGGTGAGTACGAGAACAGCAACTATCGTTTGCTGGACGCGCGGGATGGATGGAACTACCTGGCAGTCCCGATTACGGTGCAAGAAGATCGAGGCGTGTACGAGGTATGA